One Lacticaseibacillus rhamnosus genomic window carries:
- a CDS encoding 5-formyltetrahydrofolate cyclo-ligase yields the protein MSTKAEFRSRQLKRLQTAAKETQMAGENLLAALVKTPLWQQADSIGVTVSGPFEVPTAPIIAAAHAANKAVFLPRVMPKRQMVFLPDPGFDQLVTSRFGIPEPPYHADQVEPAPDLLIVPGIGFSLADNFRIGFGGGYYDRFLADYPGHTVTLVPPVMAFNQPDWPVESFDMPIETLILANGNIIVQKSY from the coding sequence ATGTCTACGAAAGCCGAATTTCGCTCCCGTCAGCTCAAGCGCCTACAAACAGCGGCCAAAGAAACCCAGATGGCTGGGGAAAATCTATTGGCAGCATTAGTGAAAACTCCGCTGTGGCAGCAAGCTGACAGCATCGGGGTCACGGTTAGCGGACCTTTTGAAGTTCCCACTGCCCCTATCATTGCAGCTGCTCATGCTGCCAACAAAGCTGTGTTCCTGCCGCGCGTTATGCCTAAACGTCAAATGGTTTTCCTGCCAGACCCCGGTTTTGATCAGTTGGTAACCAGTCGTTTCGGTATTCCCGAGCCGCCTTATCATGCCGATCAAGTCGAGCCGGCCCCTGATCTTTTGATTGTTCCCGGGATCGGTTTTTCGCTGGCAGACAATTTCCGTATTGGCTTTGGCGGCGGCTATTATGATCGTTTTTTAGCCGATTACCCAGGCCATACGGTGACGCTGGTGCCACCGGTTATGGCGTTTAACCAACCAGACTGGCCAGTTGAATCTTTTGATATGCCGATTGAAACTTTGATACTTGCTAATGGCAACATCATTGTGCAAAAGTCATATTAG
- a CDS encoding DUF488 domain-containing protein gives MKVTLERIYQKPQAQGFRVLVDRIWPRGISKVNAALDLWAKTIAPSPELRKWFGHDPEKYPEFKERYLAELAKNPDLPNFIKTLKEHEQDPVIMLYGAKDETHNQAVVLSEFLKNK, from the coding sequence ATGAAAGTAACACTCGAACGGATTTATCAAAAACCCCAAGCCCAAGGTTTTCGCGTTCTTGTTGACAGAATCTGGCCACGTGGCATCAGCAAGGTCAACGCGGCATTGGATTTATGGGCCAAAACCATTGCGCCCTCTCCGGAATTGCGTAAATGGTTCGGTCATGATCCGGAAAAATATCCTGAATTCAAAGAACGCTATTTGGCAGAGCTAGCAAAAAATCCGGATTTGCCAAATTTCATTAAAACTTTAAAGGAACACGAACAGGATCCGGTTATCATGTTATACGGAGCTAAAGATGAAACCCATAATCAAGCGGTTGTCTTAAGCGAATTCCTAAAAAATAAGTGA
- a CDS encoding magnesium transporter CorA family protein produces MITCYQIQKDRNVQVATDDQANWIRVQSPLPQELQTLATTYGLPQTYVDAALDKHENARVEGLDPADKMPGLIVLRYPIEITNELGFRQFNTVPLTMILLADRVITIMQHPLRAFDDLAAQPLSSKPEEFALEVLWLVLHQFVIDMDQLNDETKQIEGSLGKAAKNTQLYQLMAMQKSLVFFDAALEHSGNLLKSLRAGERFFTAAGYLRRLHDVEVEVVEAQTMVRITNKLLEQYSTAVSAIVSNNLNLIMKVLTSLTIILTIPTIVGGIYGMNVRLPFENAYWAFWWLIGGTAVLCGLAAWWLWRKDYF; encoded by the coding sequence ATGATTACGTGTTATCAAATTCAAAAAGACCGCAATGTGCAGGTGGCAACGGATGATCAGGCTAACTGGATTAGGGTCCAATCTCCTTTACCCCAAGAACTGCAAACCTTGGCAACCACTTACGGACTTCCGCAAACCTATGTCGATGCGGCTTTGGATAAACATGAAAATGCACGGGTAGAAGGGCTGGATCCGGCTGATAAGATGCCGGGCCTAATTGTTTTACGGTATCCAATCGAAATAACCAATGAATTAGGATTCCGCCAATTTAACACCGTACCGCTCACGATGATCTTACTGGCCGATCGCGTTATCACGATTATGCAGCATCCATTGCGGGCTTTTGACGACTTGGCCGCGCAGCCATTATCCTCCAAACCGGAAGAATTTGCCTTGGAAGTTTTGTGGTTAGTGTTGCACCAATTCGTGATTGACATGGATCAATTAAATGACGAAACCAAACAGATTGAAGGCAGTCTGGGCAAAGCAGCTAAAAATACTCAGCTTTATCAATTGATGGCGATGCAAAAGAGTCTGGTCTTTTTTGATGCGGCGTTAGAGCACTCGGGAAACCTACTCAAGTCATTACGTGCAGGCGAGCGCTTTTTCACGGCGGCTGGTTACCTTCGTCGGCTACATGACGTGGAAGTCGAGGTGGTTGAGGCTCAAACCATGGTCCGCATTACGAACAAATTATTGGAGCAGTATTCGACTGCTGTGAGTGCGATTGTATCAAATAACCTGAACCTCATCATGAAGGTCTTGACGAGCCTGACAATTATTTTGACCATTCCCACCATCGTTGGCGGAATTTACGGTATGAATGTACGGCTGCCATTTGAGAATGCGTACTGGGCATTTTGGTGGCTGATTGGCGGCACCGCGGTTTTATGCGGTCTTGCCGCATGGTGGTTGTGGCGCAAGGATTACTTTTAA